The Tripterygium wilfordii isolate XIE 37 chromosome 17, ASM1340144v1, whole genome shotgun sequence genome has a window encoding:
- the LOC119983193 gene encoding ferric reduction oxidase 2-like: MDSRVVKKSSPEIEVVIRRAIWVLAMVVFMGSIMMWIMSPTQTYRQIWLLSIRSKTNSTYFGSQGATLLIFTFPILFIAVLGCVYLHLKGKRLNHQNMDSGEKVSLLGRWRRPMLVKGPLGIVSGVELAFFVMFMALLVWYLSTALHNRFEAITPQSAANKGQQVWQVKLSTAALVVGLVGNICLAFLFYPVARGSSVLPLFGLTSEGSIKYHIWLGHTVMALFTVHGVCFVIYWAVTHQISEMTKWAKTDISNVAGELALLAGLAMWATTFPGIRRKMFEVFFYTHHLYIVFIFFFIFHVGISYACIMLPGFYLFLVDRYLRFLQSRQRVRLVSARVLPGATIELNFSKSPSLKYNPTSTMFINVPGISKLQWHPFTITSNSSLESDKLSVVIKTEGKWSTKLYQILSSPSSIDRLDVSVEGPYGPASTHFLRHDTLVMVSGGSGITPFISIIRELIFLSVTNECKTPRVILICAFKNSSDLTMLDLLLPISGSQSSISNLELQIEAFVTREKEPTVDNHSKNVRTLWFKPLPTDAPVTAILGQNSWLWLGMILSTSFVIFLILLGIMNRYYIYPIDHNSNDVFPLSLRSFLNMLVICVGIGSAASAAVLWNKRQNVREANQIKNMEGATPSGTPASPYNADRELESVPSQGLVQSSNVHYGARPNLKRMILECGESSVGVVASGPRKMRQEVANICSSGLADNLHFESISFSW; this comes from the exons ATGGATTCAAGGGTGGTGAAGAAATCAAGTCCTGAAATTGAGGTGGTAATTAGAAGAGCAATATGGGTTTTGGCTATGGTGGTGTTTATGGGGAGTATTATGATGTGGATCATGTCTCCTACTCAAACATACAGGCAAATTTGGTTGCTTAGTATCCGAAGTAAGACCAACTCCACCTATTTTGGATCTCAAG GTGCAACGCTTTTGATATTTACATTCCCAATCCTCTTCATTGCTGTACTAGGATGTGTCTACCTCCATCTCAAGGGGAAGAGATTAAATCATCAAAACATGGACag TGGGGAGAAGGTATCTCTGTTGGGCCGGTGGAGGAGGCCCATGTTGGTGAAAGGCCCATTAGGGATAGTTTCAGGAGTAGAACTAGCATTCTTTGTCATGTTCATGGCACTCTTGGTTTGGTATCTATCAACAGCTTTGCACAACAGATTTGAAGCCATCACTCCACAATCAGCAGCAAATAAAGGACAGCAAGT atggCAAGTGAAGTTGTCAACTGCAGCACTAGTGGTAGGTTTGGTTGGGAATATTTGTCTTGCATTTCTCTTCTACCCAGTGGCTCGTGGATCATCTGTGCTGCCACTATTTGGGTTAACGTCTGAGGGAAGCATTAAGTACCATATATGGCTTGGTCACACAGTCATGGCTCTCTTCACTGTTCATGGAGTTTGCTTCGTTATCTACTGGGCTGTTACTCATCAAATTTCAGAG ATGACAAAGTGGGCAAAAACTGATATATCAAACGTGGCAGGGGAGCTAGCTTTGCTCGCAGGACTAGCGATGTGGGCGACGACATTCCCTGGCATTAGGCGAAAAATGTTTGAAGTCTTCTTCTACACCCATCACCTCTACATtgtcttcatctttttcttcatatttcaTGTTGGCATCTCTTATGCCTGCATTATGCTTCCCGGGTTTTACCTCTTCTTGGTCGATCGTTACCTGAGATTCTTACAATCGCGACAAAGAGTTCGATTAGTCTCTGCTCGAGTCTTGCCTGGCGCAACCATAGAACTCAATTTCTCTAAATCTCCAA GTTTGAAGTATAACCCAACAAGTACTATGTTTATCAATGTTCCTGGCATATCAAAGCTTCAATGGCATCCATTCACAATTACTTCTAATAGTAGTTTGGAATCTGATAAGCTCAGTGTTGTCATCAAAACTGAAGGAAAATGGTCCACCAAGCTTTATCAGATTCTTTCTTCACCATCTTCGATCGATCGTTTAGACGTCTCTGTTGAAGGACCTTATGGACCTGCTTCCACCCATTTCTTAAG GCATGACACACTTGTGATGGTGAGTGGAGGCAGTGGAATCACTCCTTTTATATCAATAATTAGGGAGCTGATTTTCCTAAGCGTGACAAACGAATGCAAGACTCCGCGAGTAATCCTAATTTGTGCATTCAAGAACTCTTCAGACCTCACTATGTTGGATCTTCTGCTTCCAATTTCTGGCTCCCAATCCAGCATTTCAAATCTGGAGCTGCAAATTGAGGCCTTTGTGACAAGAGAGAAAGAACCCACTGTCGATAACCATTCGAAGAATGTTCGGACTTTATGGTTCAAGCCTCTGCCAACTGATGCACCAGTGACAGCAATTTTAGGCCAAAACTCTTGGCTTTGGCTTGGCATGATTTTGTCAACTTCTTTCGTTATATTCCTAATCTTGCTTGGAATCATGAACAGATACTACATTTATCCGATCGATCATAACAGCAACGATGTTTTCCCGCTCTCTTTGAGATCTTTCTTGAATATGTTAGTCATTTGTGTAGGCATTGGCAGTGCTGCCAGTGCAGCTGTTCTATGGAACAAGAGGCAAAATGTCAGAGAAGCAAATCAGATTAAGAACATGGAAGGAGCAACACCGTCCGGGACGCCAGCTTCACCATACAATGCTGATAGGGAATTGGAGAGTGTCCCGTCCCAAGGTCTTGTTCAGTCCTCAAATGTGCATTATGGAGCAAGGCCTAACCTCAAGA GAATGATATTAGAGTGTGGAGAATCAAGCGTTGGAGTTGTTGCAAGTGGTCCAAGGAAAATGAGACAAGAGGTTGCAAATATTTGTTCATCTGGATTAGCAGACAATCTGCATTTTGAGTCCATCAGCTTTAGCTGGTGA
- the LOC119982696 gene encoding probable receptor-like protein kinase At5g24010, whose amino-acid sequence MEIPGVCLLILSLSILFNLSFFALASFSPIDNHLIDCGSTVDSIVDTRRFTADASNSAFLSHTRSIPLTVQNPSPDSPNIYRTARVFTRPAKYLFSIRDRGTHMVRLHFHGFSSPDFVPSDAQFHVVVNEYVVLSNFSNRNDMNPRIVQYLIWVDSDKLVISFIPTMKSKYAYVNAIEVISAPKDLVADTAQVVKTSQAVDGYRVEMIDGLTKLALETVYRINVGGPKLTPFNDTLWRTWVPDDEFFRSNELSKLVYFSSPIRYQIGGASREVGPDFVYKTARVIRSTNASIWNKNMTWEFPVVQGYKYLLRLHFCDIASISLGLIYFNVYVNEYLAYYNLDLSYVTNGMLASPFYVDFVVDGDKSGILTLSVGPSNKSMSYAVDGILNGVELMKMNNSVGSLDGDLCAKSVLKSWSRGNIGLLVPLVAVLCLLLSISLLMQRRTVSLRDSVAWSKLPLDVPEVNSKHDSLQLSAKV is encoded by the coding sequence ATGGAGATTCCAGGTGTCTGTCTCCTCATTCTGTCCCTCTCTATCCTCTTCAACCTTTCCTTTTTTGCTCTGGCCTCCTTCTCTCCCATCGACAACCACCTCATCGATTGCGGCTCCACAGTGGACTCCATCGTCGACACTCGCCGCTTCACCGCAGATGCCTCCAACTCGGCATTCCTGTCTCATACCCGTTCAATACCACTCACCGTTCAAAATCCCAGCCCTGACTCGCCCAATATCTACCGCACAGCGCGAGTCTTCACCAGACCAGCAAAGTACTTGTTCTCTATCCGCGATCGAGGGACTCACATGGTACGCCTTCACTTTCACGGCTTTAGTTCTCCCGATTTTGTTCCAAGTGATGCTCAATTTCATGTTGTGGTCAATGAATATGTTGTCTTGAGCAATTTTAGTAACCGTAATGATATGAACCCTAGGATTGTGCAGTATTTAATTTGGGTAGACTCTGATAAGCTAGTAATTTCGTTTATACCGACGATGAAGTCGAAATATGCTTATGTTAATGCGATCGAGGTGATATCTGCGCCCAAGGATTTAGTTGCAGACACAGCTCAGGTTGTGAAAACATCACAGGCTGTAGATGGTTATCGTGTTGAGATGATTGACGGGTTAACTAAGCTAGCATTGGAAACTGTGTATAGGATCAATGTAGGGGGCCCCAAGTTGACTCCCTTTAACGATACTCTGTGGAGGACTTGGGTTCCTGATGATGAATTTTTCAGATCAAATGAATTGTCAAAACTGGTGTATTTTAGCAGTCCAATTAGGTATCAAATTGGAGGGGCAAGTCGTGAAGTTGGTCCCGATTTTGTGTACAAGACTGCAAGAGTGATTCGTAGCACAAATGCTTCAATTTGGAATAAGAATATGACATGGGAGTTTCCAGTGGTTCAGGGATACAAGTATCTCTTGAGGTTGCATTTCTGTGATATTGCCAGTATTTCGCTTGGTTTGATATACTTCAATGTGTATGTTAATGAATATTTGGCGTATTATAATTTGGATCTCTCGTATGTTACAAATGGGATGTTGGCTTCTCCATTCTATGTGGATTTTGTAGTTGATGGTGATAAATCTGGAATTCTGACTCTTAGTGTTGGACCATCAAATAAGAGCATGTCATATGCTGTTGATGGTATTTTAAATGGGGTGGAGCTCATGAAAATGAATAATTCCGTGGGTAGTCTTGATGGGGATCTCTGTGCCAAGTCGGTCCTTAAGAGCTGGTCAAGAGGAAATATTGGCCTTTTGGTTCCTTTGGTTGCTGTTTTGTGTCTGCTTCTGAGCATATCCTTGCTTATGCAAAGGAGGACAGTCAGTTTGAGGGACTCCGTGGCATGGTCAAAATTGCCTCTTGATGTCCCTGAAGTTAATTCAAAGCACGACAGTCTGCAGTTATCCGCTAAAGTCTAA